One window of Phaenicophaeus curvirostris isolate KB17595 chromosome 22, BPBGC_Pcur_1.0, whole genome shotgun sequence genomic DNA carries:
- the TNFRSF8 gene encoding tumor necrosis factor receptor superfamily member 8 has product MAACSLALGLWLLLLLQDIQPAPQGSLTPSHSCDTHENWFYDETFRSCCYQCPSGYVKKKACPGNPVEDCLRCGPEQYVKETFPNLQCEACVSCAKEPDLVEKQPCTFNSSRKCECRPGLFCEIDVENTCSRCRKHTVCKPGFGVKVRGTATNDVICEECPSGTFSDQDSSTDVCKPHTNCAKLNKVALSQGNATHNQVCLDQLPTYLTPGTLSVRFINETNNSDLRSYEENQVTVAGILLSATTTENPSSTPEEKALAGTFPTSAKGVTTMRGPALWAVVLSVITLLVGTLLFWKWKVCKKRILILKGKSHLRSITSHKSSLKSQGSNLVNKCAKIILTPDNGLEEKELIDQILPLEANNNLVSSTEKTCSPDMNLTDVTQSNGNAPDCPIDSRVRDHTNNRIDKIYIMKADTVIVGSISEVPSSKNCAARGCESNVDAQENMEEELVMHYPEQETESFPGNDVMIPVEEEGKEFHHPTTATEK; this is encoded by the exons ATGGCTGCCTGCAGCTTAGCACTTGGACTGtggctcctgctgcttctccaggaCATCCAGCCAGCCCCACAG GGATCGTTAACCCCATCTCATTCCTGTGATACACATGAGAATTGGTTCTATGATGAAACTTTCCGAAGCTGCTGTTACCAGTGTCCCTCAG gctatgttaaaaagaaagcatgtcCTGGGAACCCAGTTGAAGACTGCCTGAGGTGTGGACCTGAACAATATGTGAAGGAAACATTCCCAAATCTACAATGTGAGGCTTGTGTATCATGCGCAAAAG AACCTGACCTTGTGGAGAAACAGCCCTGCACCTTCAATTCCAGCCGAAAGTGTGAGTGCCGCCCAGGCCTTTTCTGCGAAATCGATGTCGAGAACACCTGCAGTCGCTGCCGGAAGCACACTGTGTGCAAGCCTGGCTTTGGAGTCAAAGTCAGAG GCACCGCAACAAATGATGTTATTTGTGAAGAATGCCCTTCTGGGACCTTCTCTGATCAAGACTCCAGCACTGATGTCTGCAAGCCTCACACAAA CTGTGCCAAGTTAAACAAAGTGGCACTGAGCCAAGGAAACGCCACACACAATCAGGTTTGCCTGGACCAGTTGCCCACCTACCTCACCCCAGGCACTTTGTCTGTGAGATTCATCAATGAGACAAATAACTCTGACCTAAGAAGTTATGAGGAGAACCAGGTGACCGTTGCTGGTATCCTTTTAAGTGCCACAACAACTGAAAACCCCAGTTCAACTCctgaagagaaagctctggctGGCACTTTTCCTACCTCAGCCAAAGGGGTGACGACAATGAGAG GTCCAGCTCTTTGGGCAGTGGTTCTTTCTGTGATAACACTACTTGTGGGAACTCTGTTATTTTGGAAATGGAAGGTCTGCAAGAAGCGGATCCTCATTCTCAAAGGAAAAT CACATCTGCGTTCCATCACTTCGCACAAATCCAGCCTCAAATCTCAAG GTTCTAATCTAGTGAACAAATGTGCA AAGATCATCCTGACTCCTGACAATGGGCTAGAAGAAAAGGAGTTAATTGACCAAATCCTCCCTTTGGAAGCCAACAATAACTTGGtctccagcacagaaaaaacatgTAGTCCTGATATGAATCTGACTGACGTGACACAGAGCAATGGAAATGCCCCAGACTGCCCTATCGATTCTCGAGTGAGAGATCACACAAACAATCGGATTG acAAAATATACATCATGAAGGCCGACACTGTTATTGTCGGGTCCATTTCAGAAGTGCCCAGTAGCAAGAATTGTGCTGCTAGAGGATGTGAAAGTAATGTTGATGCCCAGGAGAACATGGAAGAGGAACTGGTAATGCACTATCCAGAGCAGGAAACAGAGTCTTTTCCAGGGAATGATGTGATGATTCCTGTGgaagaagaggggaaggaaTTTCATCACCCCACCACTGCCACTGAAAAGTAG